In the Candidatus Methylomirabilota bacterium genome, GGCCGTGGCCAGCGTGGGTACGTGCGCACCCACGTCCTCCTATAGAGACGCTGGCTGCGGTCGAACCATCTCCTGAACACCGCCCATGTTCGCGGCCATGTGCCGCTTTCACCTGCGAGCTTATTTCGGATCGGGGCTAACACCCGGCCCTGATCGCAGCCGGCTGACTTGACAGTCCCCGCCGGCGCCGCTTAGGTTTGGTCACTCGATCAGCATCGCTTCCGATGGAGGACCGCTATGGACAGGCGATGGCTCACCACGCTCGTCGGCCTCGCGCTCGGCGGCGCCGCGCTCGGGGCCCCGGGGGGGGCGGCGGCGCCCGTGAAGGTGAAGTTCGGCATGCCGACCACGCCGCCGAACTTCGTCCATATCTCGCCCTGGGTGGCCCTGGAGCAGGGGTTCTTCAAGGAGGAAGGTCTGGACGTGGAGATCTCCACGTTCGAGGGCGGCATCTACGTGATCCGCAACGTCGTCAGCGGCGCCCTGGACGCCGGCGGCGGCCCCGGTACGGCCACGGCGGTCTCCGTCGCCAGGAAGGCCGGGATCAAGGCCATCTACGGCATGGCGCCACGATACGCCTCGACCATGACCGTGCGCTCGAACGTCAAGACGCTCCAGGACCTCAAAGGCAGGAAGATCGGCGTCCAGGAGGTCGGCGGGTTCGCCGACATCCTGAGCCGGATGGTGCTGCGCAAGGCGGGCCTCAAGCCCGAGGATGTCACGTTCGTCCCCATCGCGTCGGCCGACGTGCCGCCCCTGCTGGCCGGCGCCATCGACACCGCC is a window encoding:
- a CDS encoding ABC transporter substrate-binding protein, whose amino-acid sequence is MDRRWLTTLVGLALGGAALGAPGGAAAPVKVKFGMPTTPPNFVHISPWVALEQGFFKEEGLDVEISTFEGGIYVIRNVVSGALDAGGGPGTATAVSVARKAGIKAIYGMAPRYASTMTVRSNVKTLQDLKGRKIGVQEVGGFADILSRMVLRKAGLKPEDVTFVPIASADVPPLLAGAIDTAILHIDQMILARQKEPSLHPLVKFWELEPNQLFLVVVAQEKKLQAEPAKFQALVRALAKANRFMYANRARAVEIAMKHGKIPRDVAEGAYDELIQGKVWSQNDGLPREKVEYTINRMVQVGNIKPEERPKYEDYVAVPIVQEAFKALPRVPDFD